From the genome of Perca flavescens isolate YP-PL-M2 chromosome 1, PFLA_1.0, whole genome shotgun sequence, one region includes:
- the pbld gene encoding phenazine biosynthesis-like domain-containing protein isoform X2, whose protein sequence is MPLWPLQQCCSSISNENPTLVFETLSGDLAVTQQGEGYIMDFPLNPPTKEDANEFRDIIKAAVGNHPIQDVYLSSNTKKLLVRLADSCDRSVLTGLKVDPVALQSSETSGRVKGVILTMKGSPDCQPGYDFYSRFFSPWNGIPEDPVTGSAHTVLGSYWSKKLGKKKMLAYQCSSRGGELELEVRDDGRINISGQAVTVLQGTITL, encoded by the exons ATGCCACTCTGGCCTCTGCAGCAGTGCTGTTCAAGCATAAGC AATGAGAATCCCACACTGGTGTttgagaccttgagtggagatCTGGCTGTCACCCAGCAGGGGGAAGGGTACATCATGGACTTTCCTCTCAACCCACCAACCAAGGAG gaTGCCAATGAGTTCAGAGACATCATCAAG GCTGCGGTTGGAAACCACCCGATCCAGGATGTGTATCTGAgctccaacacaaagaaactgCTGGTTCGACTGGCTGACAGCTGTGACAG GTCAGTGCTAACCGGTCTAAAAGTTGACCCTGTTGCTCTTCAGAGCAGTGAGACAAGTGGAAGAGTCAAAGGAGTAATCCTCACCATGAAAG GATCCCCAGACTGCCAGCCAGGATACGACTTCTACTCGAGATTCTTTTCTCCATGGAATGGCATCCCTGAGGATCCCGTCACTG GTTCTGCCCACACAGTGCTAGGTAGCTACTGGTCCAAGAAACTAGGAAAGAAGAAAATGCTGG ctTACCAGTGCTCCAGTCGAGGCGGGGAGCTGGAACTAGAAGTGAGAGACGACGGAAGAATCAACATATCTGGACAGGCCGTCACTGTGCTGCAAGGAACAATCACACTTTAA
- the pbld gene encoding phenazine biosynthesis-like domain-containing protein isoform X1 codes for MEIPVFTLDAFTNVPFKGNPAAICPLMHELSDDLYQKISAEMNLSETAFITRINPSDSFTTGSRFRLRWFTPTNEVNLCGHATLASAAVLFKHKQNENPTLVFETLSGDLAVTQQGEGYIMDFPLNPPTKEDANEFRDIIKAAVGNHPIQDVYLSSNTKKLLVRLADSCDRSVLTGLKVDPVALQSSETSGRVKGVILTMKGSPDCQPGYDFYSRFFSPWNGIPEDPVTGSAHTVLGSYWSKKLGKKKMLAYQCSSRGGELELEVRDDGRINISGQAVTVLQGTITL; via the exons ATGGAGATTCCAGTATTTACTCTAGACGCCTTCACAAATGTACCGTTCAAGGGAAACCCTGCGGCTATTTGTCCACTTATGCAT gaactgAGTGATGATTTGTACCAGAAGATATCAGCAGAGATGAACCTGTCAGAAACAGCTTTCATCACCAGGATCAATCCCTCTGACAGTTTTACCACAG GATCAAGGTTCCGACTTCGATGGTTTACACCAACCAATGAAGTGAATCTGTGTGGTCATGCCACTCTGGCCTCTGCAGCAGTGCTGTTCAAGCATAAGC AGAATGAGAATCCCACACTGGTGTttgagaccttgagtggagatCTGGCTGTCACCCAGCAGGGGGAAGGGTACATCATGGACTTTCCTCTCAACCCACCAACCAAGGAG gaTGCCAATGAGTTCAGAGACATCATCAAG GCTGCGGTTGGAAACCACCCGATCCAGGATGTGTATCTGAgctccaacacaaagaaactgCTGGTTCGACTGGCTGACAGCTGTGACAG GTCAGTGCTAACCGGTCTAAAAGTTGACCCTGTTGCTCTTCAGAGCAGTGAGACAAGTGGAAGAGTCAAAGGAGTAATCCTCACCATGAAAG GATCCCCAGACTGCCAGCCAGGATACGACTTCTACTCGAGATTCTTTTCTCCATGGAATGGCATCCCTGAGGATCCCGTCACTG GTTCTGCCCACACAGTGCTAGGTAGCTACTGGTCCAAGAAACTAGGAAAGAAGAAAATGCTGG ctTACCAGTGCTCCAGTCGAGGCGGGGAGCTGGAACTAGAAGTGAGAGACGACGGAAGAATCAACATATCTGGACAGGCCGTCACTGTGCTGCAAGGAACAATCACACTTTAA